Proteins encoded by one window of Gemmatimonas aurantiaca:
- the rpsF gene encoding 30S ribosomal protein S6: protein MAKLKIRRNPTRRYEAVYIFDSALEDTVIAEKLEKLQSLLNLAEPAEIEHWGRRQLAYKIGRHETGYYIISHFTTVPATLPEFERALKLEEGVVRYLVTLYEHELGAPKLSDEELASRRRASDDDDDDEE, encoded by the coding sequence GTGGCAAAGCTCAAGATCCGTCGCAACCCCACGCGGCGGTACGAAGCCGTGTACATCTTCGACAGTGCGCTCGAAGACACGGTGATTGCGGAAAAGCTGGAGAAGCTGCAGTCCCTGCTCAACCTCGCGGAACCCGCGGAGATCGAGCACTGGGGCCGTCGTCAGCTCGCCTACAAGATCGGCCGTCACGAGACTGGCTACTACATCATCAGCCATTTCACGACGGTCCCCGCGACGCTTCCCGAGTTCGAGCGTGCGCTCAAGCTCGAGGAAGGCGTGGTGCGCTACCTGGTGACGCTGTACGAGCACGAGCTCGGCGCGCCCAAGCTGAGCGATGAAGAGCTCGCCTCGCGCCGCCGCGCGAGTGATGATGACGACGACGACGAGGAATAA
- the rpsR gene encoding 30S ribosomal protein S18, with protein MRRQKKPCPITEAGIRYVDYKDDRLLARFITDYGKILPSRLSGVDARHQRQLSKAVKKARYLALLPYVKGQTG; from the coding sequence ATGCGCCGCCAGAAGAAGCCCTGCCCGATCACGGAAGCGGGGATCCGCTACGTGGATTACAAGGATGACCGCCTCCTCGCCCGTTTCATCACGGATTACGGCAAGATCCTGCCGAGCCGTCTGAGCGGCGTGGATGCCCGCCACCAGCGTCAGCTGTCGAAGGCGGTGAAGAAGGCGCGTTATCTCGCGCTGCTCCCGTACGTGAAGGGGCAGACGGGCTGA